The DNA region TCTCTAGAATATTTACGAAAAAAGGACAGAAGCTTGAAACCCCTGCCTCTTTCCCAGCAGGGATGAAAAGCGACCCGTGCAGCTTGAGCCGCCGTCAAAAATGTGCTACAACTGCGTTAAAAGTACGTCTGGGCAGGGCGGAAAAATGCTCGCCGAGGGGAATGTCGCCGGGGATGAGCTAGCTCTCTTCGCGAATCCATCTCGGCACACCCATTGTGTCGATAAACTATAAGCGTAAAACTCTTGATTTAGATAAGGGGTGACATCTATGAAACGTTGGCTGCAAGTACAGTACCTCCTGTTGGCGATCGCGCTGGGAACCAGTGCCGCAACCATTACCAACATCGCATCTTTCCCCACCAACTTCGCTACCGCCAACAGCGAAGAAGAACCCACCGGATCGCCACCACCTGGCAGCGGTGTTTCACGAGATTTTCGTCAGCTTAGCTAGGTAACCCCCGTTTTTGGTAGAAAATCTGCCCGCTCTTCGATCGAACTCCGAAAACAAAAGGCGATTGGTATCAATTATCGATACCTTAATAAAATTTAATCAAAATAAGCGGGGCATCCCTGCTTCCCAGCATCGCCAACTCGCGCCAACTACGTCACGGCTAGGAGTTTCCTACATTGCCAAAATAGGGGAATCGAACCACCAGCGCCCCAGAAAGCCGTACTGGAAAACAGTCTTGGCCTGGGGCGCTCAAAATTTGTAACAAAATGTTGCATCTTTAAGAAAGTTAAGTTAATTTATTTAACAGATGGGTTGACTTAAGGAGTAATTCCATATGACCGAACAACAAGAAACCAACAAATTTGGCTTCACCGCCTTCGCCGAAACCTGGAACGGTCGTCTAGCCATGCT from Geitlerinema sp. PCC 9228 includes:
- a CDS encoding chlorophyll a/b-binding protein; the protein is MTEQQETNKFGFTAFAETWNGRLAMLGFIIGIATEYLTGQGILSQIGLM